Proteins encoded within one genomic window of Verrucomicrobiota bacterium:
- a CDS encoding biopolymer transporter ExbD, whose protein sequence is MSSGASSDGDVGLQIAPMVDVVFVLLLFFMASASLQQKEMELGINLPTKGSPQHAGTVEVPIYVDIDENGQVFWNQLPIDNPSPELSELRARLKEVVAKFGEKQPVIITPSPMVRHERITQVLSACTASGVKSLSFGG, encoded by the coding sequence ATGTCAAGCGGAGCTAGTTCAGATGGTGATGTGGGGTTGCAAATTGCGCCGATGGTGGACGTTGTATTCGTCCTGCTCCTGTTCTTTATGGCGTCCGCAAGTCTCCAACAAAAGGAGATGGAGCTCGGGATCAATCTCCCCACAAAGGGAAGCCCCCAACATGCGGGAACCGTGGAGGTGCCTATCTATGTGGACATCGATGAAAATGGCCAGGTCTTCTGGAACCAGCTCCCGATTGATAATCCGAGCCCTGAATTATCTGAACTCCGAGCCCGCCTAAAGGAGGTCGTGGCGAAATTCGGCGAGAAACAACCCGTGATAATCACACCCTCACCTATGGTACGGCATGAACGTATCACTCAAGTTTTGAGTGCTTGTACAGCATCAGGAGTCAAAAGCCTCTCATTCGGAGGATAA
- a CDS encoding biopolymer transporter ExbD, with amino-acid sequence MSESDHNHKKRRRKRHKEELFPPEDIEFQVAPMIDVLLVLLTFFMAISSTDEMVKYSGEEIKLPSVLYAKDKDKKALEVVINASWDDSANSGSLVVDGGQQFGDPSRITDLISQRYEAVPPEKRSLFRVLVRAGRNVRYSYIQEIMRAAAKAKVVNITYSVVSGEVEDGKGAKKPAPAPAS; translated from the coding sequence ATGTCCGAATCAGATCATAACCATAAAAAACGCCGTCGTAAGAGGCACAAAGAGGAACTCTTTCCCCCCGAGGATATCGAGTTCCAAGTCGCCCCCATGATCGATGTGCTTTTGGTGCTCCTGACATTTTTTATGGCGATCTCATCGACCGACGAAATGGTGAAATACTCCGGTGAGGAGATCAAATTACCCAGTGTGCTCTACGCAAAGGACAAAGATAAAAAAGCCCTAGAGGTCGTCATTAATGCAAGCTGGGATGATAGTGCTAATAGTGGCTCACTCGTAGTGGACGGGGGCCAGCAATTCGGCGATCCCAGCCGTATCACGGATCTGATCAGCCAACGTTATGAGGCTGTCCCCCCGGAAAAAAGGTCACTATTCCGTGTCCTTGTCCGTGCCGGTAGAAATGTCCGTTATTCCTATATCCAAGAAATCATGCGGGCTGCCGCTAAGGCAAAGGTCGTCAATATTACTTATTCAGTAGTCAGTGGTGAGGTCGAAGATGGAAAAGGGGCGAAAAAACCCGCCCCGGCCCCGGCATCATAA
- a CDS encoding phosphotyrosine protein phosphatase, translated as MSTGQPLKILFICGRNQRRSPTAEKIFRNDPRLTVRSAGTAESSRRRIGEPDLLWADNILVMERKYEARIKSLFPGFHSLPPIILLDIPDEYTFMAPELIDLLTGSVESFLSEKDEQVN; from the coding sequence ATGTCCACCGGGCAACCGCTTAAAATCCTTTTTATCTGTGGACGCAACCAACGCCGGAGTCCGACCGCTGAGAAAATATTCCGTAATGACCCGAGGCTGACTGTGCGTTCAGCAGGAACCGCTGAGAGTAGCCGAAGGCGGATCGGCGAGCCCGACCTGCTCTGGGCAGACAATATCCTAGTCATGGAAAGAAAGTATGAAGCCCGGATCAAATCCCTTTTCCCGGGATTCCATTCACTCCCGCCGATCATCCTCCTGGATATTCCCGATGAATACACATTCATGGCCCCGGAATTAATCGATTTACTCACCGGCTCAGTCGAGAGTTTCCTCTCGGAAAAAGACGAACAAGTAAATTAA
- a CDS encoding DUF4159 domain-containing protein, producing MAKKKTTIEKGKDHLGVIKRFVYALMASRFFLIALGLHVALLAIFGGIVIVEAVKHVVTGQFESTDFIAMPPGPPPAPPSDANPNEVDVEIPQTDVAETSAPDMKDIIVSENASAPSFMPEINVSASVGPNVEKIQTQVKNIPTPTAARKSAPAMSKERLSSINTRMSTGAEGSTPFGVGNTAGGGVTGVQGQFTCYVAKYAGGDWDQNIKLSADGQRVEFGGIPNLMTQITRWNKRLKANVQGVPLDLSDRNALFGSKPPVAFVYFTGHKDFKLTDAEVTNIRDFLLAGGVIWGDAGMPGRNSRFDIAFRREMRRVLPDPDQDFQPIDDRHPIFTQKGSLLKTTPSGINFYKEPIEVMMIGDQIGVLYTMNSYGKIWQVALNDKDKVLEQFDEGTQKAPNQTYTNFALWSRRNTYYRNVNNDTVVLAYKLGINVVVHLLLQYQAVLVSAPKVN from the coding sequence ATGGCAAAGAAAAAAACAACAATAGAAAAAGGCAAGGACCACTTAGGCGTCATCAAGCGTTTTGTATATGCTTTGATGGCCTCACGGTTTTTCCTTATCGCACTCGGACTGCATGTCGCTCTACTGGCCATATTTGGTGGTATCGTCATCGTGGAAGCCGTTAAACATGTCGTAACGGGGCAATTTGAATCGACAGACTTTATTGCCATGCCCCCCGGACCCCCTCCCGCTCCGCCCTCCGATGCAAATCCGAATGAAGTCGATGTAGAGATTCCCCAGACGGATGTGGCGGAGACTTCAGCCCCGGACATGAAGGATATTATCGTCTCGGAAAACGCCAGCGCCCCCTCATTCATGCCTGAGATCAATGTCTCCGCCAGTGTCGGGCCAAATGTCGAAAAAATCCAGACCCAAGTCAAAAATATCCCCACCCCTACCGCGGCACGTAAATCAGCCCCGGCTATGAGTAAGGAGCGTTTATCCAGCATTAATACCCGTATGAGCACTGGTGCCGAAGGGAGCACCCCCTTTGGTGTGGGAAATACAGCAGGCGGCGGGGTGACCGGTGTCCAAGGCCAATTCACCTGTTATGTCGCCAAATATGCAGGTGGTGACTGGGATCAAAATATTAAACTCTCCGCGGATGGGCAAAGGGTGGAATTTGGCGGTATCCCCAACCTCATGACACAGATCACGCGTTGGAACAAACGTTTAAAAGCTAATGTTCAAGGTGTGCCCTTAGACCTATCTGACCGGAATGCCCTTTTTGGCTCTAAACCCCCAGTAGCCTTTGTCTATTTCACGGGACACAAAGACTTTAAACTCACGGATGCCGAGGTCACTAATATCCGGGATTTCCTACTTGCGGGCGGGGTGATCTGGGGCGACGCGGGGATGCCGGGGCGCAACTCGCGTTTTGATATCGCCTTTCGCAGGGAAATGAGAAGGGTATTACCCGACCCTGACCAGGATTTTCAACCCATCGACGATCGCCACCCTATTTTCACCCAAAAAGGTAGCTTGCTTAAAACCACCCCTTCCGGAATTAATTTCTACAAAGAACCAATCGAAGTGATGATGATCGGTGACCAGATCGGGGTTCTCTATACGATGAATTCCTACGGGAAAATATGGCAAGTCGCCCTGAATGATAAAGATAAGGTACTTGAACAATTTGATGAAGGCACCCAAAAGGCTCCCAATCAAACTTATACAAACTTTGCTTTATGGTCCCGGCGGAATACCTACTACCGGAATGTCAATAACGACACGGTAGTTCTAGCCTATAAACTCGGGATTAATGTCGTCGTCCATCTGCTATTACAATACCAAGCTGTTTTGGTCTCAGCACCGAAGGTAAATTAA
- a CDS encoding MotA/TolQ/ExbB proton channel family protein, which translates to MKFNIQTKFIAILLLSMSLWLVSQTFVSAQEAAAPAVGGEAGVAEPEQTQNLFFYIKQGGMTVVILGLISVFMLTIIMDGFYNLRESRMAPEPLFARLKQSLNAGNYQEAWELCKTNPCFMANIMKIGLERVGKGEDSMEQAIEEATKTEASKLNSKISYLSVIGVVAPMLGLTGTVFGMMGAFGTMANAGPSATRELAANIGHVLVATAAGLLVSIPGFVFYYVFRNMVAQQVLVASLKINRLRDDIPFREIHGIKIGDIFAPPPAAGANPAASVSRVVTPPAGVAQTVACPSCGTAVAVGQPSCHACGTVLQWS; encoded by the coding sequence ATGAAATTCAATATACAAACCAAATTCATCGCCATCCTACTATTGAGCATGTCCTTGTGGCTGGTATCCCAAACTTTTGTATCCGCCCAAGAGGCTGCCGCCCCTGCTGTAGGTGGTGAGGCCGGAGTGGCTGAGCCGGAGCAAACACAAAACCTTTTCTTTTATATTAAACAGGGTGGTATGACCGTCGTCATACTGGGATTAATCTCCGTATTCATGCTCACGATCATCATGGACGGCTTCTATAACCTTCGTGAATCAAGAATGGCTCCCGAACCCCTCTTTGCCCGTTTGAAACAATCCCTGAATGCCGGAAATTACCAGGAAGCCTGGGAGCTATGCAAAACAAACCCCTGCTTTATGGCGAATATCATGAAGATCGGCCTCGAACGAGTCGGTAAAGGCGAGGACTCCATGGAGCAGGCCATTGAAGAAGCCACCAAAACAGAGGCATCAAAACTCAACAGTAAAATCAGTTACCTCTCCGTTATCGGGGTCGTCGCCCCCATGCTTGGTCTGACGGGTACGGTCTTTGGTATGATGGGTGCCTTCGGCACGATGGCCAATGCCGGCCCATCCGCCACACGGGAACTCGCCGCCAACATCGGTCACGTGCTTGTCGCGACGGCCGCGGGTCTTTTGGTCTCTATTCCCGGATTCGTCTTTTACTACGTGTTCCGGAATATGGTCGCCCAACAAGTCCTCGTCGCTTCCCTGAAAATCAACCGCCTCCGCGACGACATTCCATTCAGAGAAATCCACGGGATCAAAATCGGCGATATCTTTGCGCCACCTCCCGCTGCGGGTGCTAATCCCGCTGCCAGCGTCTCCCGTGTTGTCACACCCCCGGCTGGAGTCGCACAAACAGTGGCATGTCCTTCCTGTGGGACGGCTGTTGCCGTGGGGCAACCCAGCTGCCACGCATGTGGCACTGTGCTCCAATGGAGTTAA
- a CDS encoding YkgJ family cysteine cluster protein: MPVNRSVSSSDGFTCRMGCGACCIAISISSPMPGLPQGKPAGVTCIHLTQDYRCKLFGLPERPTVCNNLRPMPEMCGTSREEALAYLADLEEKTK; this comes from the coding sequence ATGCCTGTAAACCGCTCCGTATCCAGTTCAGACGGATTCACCTGCCGAATGGGGTGCGGAGCCTGCTGTATCGCTATCTCCATTTCATCTCCCATGCCGGGACTCCCCCAGGGAAAACCGGCCGGGGTCACCTGCATTCACCTCACTCAGGACTATCGGTGTAAACTCTTTGGCCTGCCTGAACGCCCCACGGTCTGTAACAATTTGCGACCAATGCCTGAAATGTGCGGCACCTCCCGCGAAGAAGCCCTCGCCTACCTTGCCGACCTCGAAGAAAAAACGAAATAA
- a CDS encoding tRNA (cytidine(34)-2'-O)-methyltransferase, with protein MNPSFHIVLYQPEIPPNTGNIMRLCSATNSILHLIHPLGFRFDDKAMKRAAMDYAENVDIRQWKDWEEFMAGEKPARLFFIETKTDQYYTEARFVAGDYLVFGRESKGLPDSLLEQFAGQTIKIPMFNEHARSLNLANSVAIVLYEAIRQQGK; from the coding sequence ATGAATCCCTCATTCCACATCGTCCTCTACCAGCCGGAAATCCCTCCTAATACCGGTAATATCATGCGGCTGTGTTCCGCGACGAATTCCATCCTGCACCTGATCCACCCGCTGGGATTCCGCTTCGATGACAAAGCCATGAAACGGGCGGCGATGGATTATGCGGAAAATGTCGATATCCGCCAGTGGAAGGATTGGGAGGAGTTCATGGCCGGGGAAAAACCCGCCCGCCTGTTTTTCATTGAGACAAAAACCGACCAGTACTACACCGAGGCCCGTTTTGTGGCGGGGGATTATCTCGTCTTTGGCCGGGAAAGCAAAGGGCTACCGGACTCATTACTGGAGCAATTTGCGGGGCAAACCATCAAAATCCCGATGTTTAATGAACACGCCCGCAGCCTGAATCTGGCGAATTCGGTTGCGATCGTGCTCTACGAAGCCATCAGGCAACAAGGTAAATAA
- the truA gene encoding tRNA pseudouridine(38-40) synthase TruA translates to MVKTSAITMRTFKITISYDGRPYSGWQTQNNGVTVQKTIELALSKILCEEILIEGSGRTDAGVHALGQVASFRQKNDRPVVNPEKMIIALNTVLPTTIRIHRVQVVANDFHARFMAKGKEYHYLIFNTPFMPALWDGRALWLWQPLDVRAMRRAAKHLVGKHDFSSFTVTTRYERSTMVRDLHRITIKETPISAGDSAHFGAQKGNLLTLKFKGGGFLFRMVRCLTGTLVSVGLGKLSPDDVKRILKAKDRRLASVTSPPDGLYLMKVFY, encoded by the coding sequence ATGGTTAAAACGTCAGCCATCACCATGCGCACTTTCAAAATCACCATTTCCTATGATGGCCGCCCATATTCCGGATGGCAGACACAGAATAATGGTGTCACGGTTCAAAAAACCATTGAGCTCGCCCTCAGCAAAATCCTTTGCGAAGAAATCCTCATTGAAGGCTCCGGACGCACGGATGCCGGGGTCCATGCCCTCGGCCAAGTCGCCTCTTTCCGCCAGAAAAATGACCGGCCTGTGGTGAACCCGGAAAAAATGATCATTGCCCTCAATACAGTCCTCCCCACCACCATCAGGATCCACCGGGTGCAAGTCGTAGCGAATGATTTCCATGCGCGCTTCATGGCCAAGGGCAAGGAATACCATTACCTCATCTTTAATACGCCCTTCATGCCCGCCCTCTGGGACGGACGTGCTTTGTGGTTGTGGCAACCCCTCGATGTCCGCGCCATGCGCAGGGCCGCCAAACACTTGGTGGGTAAACACGATTTCAGCTCGTTTACGGTGACTACGCGTTATGAACGCTCGACGATGGTGCGCGATTTGCACAGGATCACGATCAAGGAAACCCCCATCAGCGCAGGGGATTCCGCCCATTTCGGGGCGCAAAAAGGCAATTTGCTCACATTAAAATTCAAAGGCGGAGGATTTCTTTTCCGGATGGTGCGTTGCCTCACCGGCACATTGGTCTCCGTAGGCCTAGGAAAATTATCCCCGGACGATGTCAAAAGAATCTTGAAAGCCAAGGACCGCCGCCTCGCATCGGTCACCTCTCCTCCAGACGGGCTTTATCTGATGAAAGTCTTCTATTAA
- a CDS encoding VCBS repeat-containing protein, translating to MNPLISSVNKPLQNLLLFILAMGMTLTEASGQDKNNLIRNGGFEQTITRDNQWDGVDSSKNIKFLPRTKNIMVQGKQEQGRTFSPSIAYEDMDGDGLPDMVIADATGFFYFFKNLGPKDNPEFATGEMIPVFFINNEDTVNTPKLTLSKYSGNLYDIIFGDYLGRIVRIPNSGSQQRPEFKLPNDMANFDLATSKQNLQIPTRADGSLWGNFFAPILVDWNGDGKKDLLIGEGTYSANAIHLFLNEGSDSVPRFSEKNEMILAYGYGREQLVPQVVDWDGDGILDLIIGSREGIVDSPGTLCLYKGKPIPKDATRVPQLEFTENIKIGGSVYTTPMATPCVTDYNGDGLPDILIASPSDGRIKVAINKGTKSAPDLATLVNIKAEDSLLRYRVASDWVDTTDINNVGNLNAINQYGIVEVVDTEIDPGSNPAEGKFAMKIHFPKPPMKYFMNNTLVKPDERVITLTPVSPSVILGKNYELSFKVKGKNMKGVLKMSALVFIDEVPNAQNPKVFDAVPAYSESGDKDFIPGSSWKEMTFNIVLPILQPARPNFKYADGKTGKDKFTYTGKPISTGITIKLTGDGETYFDDFKLIEK from the coding sequence ATGAACCCTTTAATCAGTAGTGTAAATAAACCCCTTCAAAACCTCCTTCTGTTCATTCTCGCCATGGGTATGACACTCACCGAGGCATCCGGACAAGACAAAAATAACCTTATCCGGAATGGGGGATTTGAACAGACTATTACCCGGGACAACCAGTGGGACGGGGTGGATTCCTCCAAAAATATTAAATTTCTCCCCCGCACTAAGAATATCATGGTGCAGGGAAAACAAGAGCAAGGCCGGACGTTTTCCCCCAGTATCGCCTATGAAGACATGGACGGGGATGGCCTGCCGGATATGGTGATAGCCGATGCCACAGGATTTTTCTATTTCTTTAAAAACCTAGGACCAAAAGACAATCCGGAATTTGCCACTGGGGAAATGATCCCTGTATTTTTTATCAATAATGAAGACACTGTGAATACGCCTAAACTTACCTTGAGCAAGTATTCTGGGAATTTATATGACATTATTTTCGGTGATTATCTCGGGCGCATCGTGCGTATTCCTAATTCAGGCTCCCAGCAGAGACCGGAATTCAAACTCCCCAATGACATGGCTAATTTTGATCTCGCCACAAGCAAACAAAACCTCCAGATCCCTACCCGTGCGGATGGCAGCCTGTGGGGAAATTTCTTTGCTCCTATCCTCGTGGACTGGAATGGTGACGGTAAAAAAGATCTCCTCATCGGGGAGGGCACCTATTCGGCGAATGCCATCCATCTTTTCCTCAATGAAGGGAGTGACTCAGTACCCCGTTTCAGCGAAAAAAACGAAATGATTCTTGCTTATGGTTATGGTCGCGAGCAACTCGTTCCCCAAGTCGTTGATTGGGACGGGGACGGGATACTTGACCTGATCATCGGTAGCCGCGAGGGAATCGTTGATTCACCCGGGACGCTTTGCCTTTATAAAGGCAAACCTATTCCTAAGGATGCCACCCGGGTTCCCCAACTGGAATTCACTGAAAACATCAAGATCGGCGGCTCCGTATATACCACCCCCATGGCCACACCCTGTGTGACTGATTATAATGGTGACGGGTTACCTGACATTCTCATCGCAAGCCCGAGTGACGGAAGAATCAAGGTCGCCATTAATAAAGGCACAAAATCTGCACCAGACCTAGCTACCCTTGTCAATATCAAGGCAGAGGACAGTTTACTCCGTTATCGAGTAGCCTCGGACTGGGTGGACACCACAGACATTAATAACGTCGGCAATCTCAATGCGATAAATCAATACGGGATTGTCGAGGTAGTCGATACTGAAATCGATCCTGGATCTAATCCTGCTGAAGGGAAATTCGCCATGAAAATCCATTTTCCGAAGCCTCCGATGAAATATTTTATGAATAATACACTCGTCAAACCCGATGAACGTGTCATTACCCTTACACCCGTATCCCCATCAGTGATCCTGGGGAAAAATTACGAACTGAGCTTCAAAGTCAAAGGTAAAAATATGAAGGGTGTTTTGAAAATGTCAGCTCTGGTTTTCATAGATGAGGTTCCTAATGCCCAAAACCCAAAAGTTTTTGATGCGGTTCCTGCATATTCAGAGTCAGGGGATAAGGACTTTATCCCGGGATCCTCATGGAAGGAAATGACATTTAACATCGTTCTTCCCATTCTCCAACCAGCCCGTCCGAATTTTAAATATGCCGACGGAAAAACCGGTAAAGATAAATTCACTTATACGGGAAAACCAATCTCCACGGGTATCACGATCAAGCTGACGGGTGATGGAGAGACTTATTTTGACGATTTTAAACTAATCGAAAAATAA
- a CDS encoding tetratricopeptide repeat protein, with amino-acid sequence MPNPINRIIKFASVAIIASFLSAVAHSEDVITRKSGEVVSGKITQVFPDAVMMKYKDAKSGQELSLKFFYKDMNSLVLDIPPTYDDAMKQFASGKYQQAITILEPLIIQYKGVIDPKIGTAIITVADAYVALNNLAKAEPLYIEFAKIYPDQASRANVGLAKIAYGKGETDKVMMLLASFEKEAAAVQSPTRAQERAFCEAFYILGQAYEKKKDYSKALECYLKSAVIYNGYQEIASQAQAKADALKKAKNTPKQTPVVFVP; translated from the coding sequence ATGCCAAACCCCATAAACCGGATTATCAAATTTGCCAGCGTAGCCATTATCGCCTCTTTTCTAAGCGCAGTCGCTCATAGTGAAGACGTGATCACACGCAAAAGCGGGGAGGTGGTAAGTGGAAAAATCACGCAAGTTTTCCCGGATGCAGTCATGATGAAATACAAGGATGCCAAGAGTGGACAAGAGCTCTCGCTGAAGTTTTTTTACAAGGACATGAATTCCCTAGTGCTGGATATCCCGCCCACTTACGACGACGCGATGAAACAATTTGCTTCAGGGAAATATCAACAGGCCATTACCATTTTAGAACCTCTCATTATCCAGTACAAAGGTGTCATTGACCCAAAGATCGGGACGGCCATCATCACCGTGGCGGATGCCTATGTAGCACTCAATAACCTCGCCAAGGCGGAGCCCCTTTATATTGAATTTGCAAAGATTTATCCTGACCAAGCCTCCCGTGCCAATGTCGGTCTAGCAAAAATCGCCTATGGAAAAGGGGAGACGGACAAAGTCATGATGTTATTAGCGAGTTTCGAAAAAGAAGCTGCCGCCGTACAATCCCCCACCCGTGCACAGGAACGCGCTTTTTGTGAGGCATTCTATATCCTCGGACAAGCTTATGAAAAAAAGAAGGATTACTCGAAAGCCCTTGAGTGTTACCTCAAAAGCGCCGTAATCTATAACGGGTATCAGGAAATCGCATCCCAAGCTCAGGCCAAGGCTGATGCTTTAAAAAAAGCCAAAAATACCCCAAAACAAACCCCCGTAGTATTTGTTCCTTAA
- a CDS encoding (Fe-S)-binding protein, giving the protein MLLEHLHHRPKPANKKIQLMTTCLCDAFFDDVAKATVQVLEYLGCEISLPDEQTCCGQPAFNGGDWPSSRRVVRHTAKVFHSDDTVVTPSGSCAAMLFHGALLEFEKEKDLPEIEKLANKTWELTDYIYNGLGIKTWPGKLNAKVAFHRSCHTRGTESGPASLALLDSIEGLEIMPFGEGEQCCGFGGTFSVTFPFISSQMGHAKLAHAQASNPDYLVSGDMGCLMHLGGIVERDGMKLKTRHAAQILRDSLIEGGLI; this is encoded by the coding sequence ATGTTGCTTGAACACCTCCATCACAGACCTAAACCTGCCAATAAAAAAATCCAGCTCATGACCACTTGTCTTTGTGACGCATTCTTTGACGATGTCGCAAAGGCCACGGTTCAAGTCCTCGAGTACCTCGGGTGTGAGATTTCCCTCCCGGATGAACAGACCTGTTGCGGACAGCCAGCCTTTAACGGGGGTGATTGGCCATCCTCACGTCGGGTCGTCAGGCATACGGCAAAAGTTTTCCATTCTGATGACACAGTGGTGACACCGTCAGGCTCTTGCGCGGCGATGCTTTTCCATGGGGCATTATTAGAGTTTGAGAAAGAAAAAGATTTACCTGAGATCGAGAAGCTTGCCAATAAGACATGGGAATTAACCGATTACATTTATAACGGCCTCGGGATCAAGACCTGGCCGGGCAAACTCAATGCCAAAGTCGCCTTCCACCGTTCCTGCCATACCCGAGGAACGGAAAGTGGTCCGGCATCACTGGCTTTACTTGATTCGATCGAAGGACTCGAAATCATGCCTTTCGGGGAAGGGGAACAGTGTTGTGGTTTTGGAGGGACATTTTCGGTCACATTCCCATTCATCTCCAGTCAGATGGGCCATGCAAAGCTGGCCCATGCACAAGCGTCGAACCCTGATTATCTGGTCAGTGGTGATATGGGGTGCCTCATGCACTTAGGAGGGATTGTGGAACGTGACGGGATGAAGCTAAAAACACGGCATGCGGCCCAAATCCTGAGGGATTCACTTATTGAAGGAGGGCTCATCTAA
- a CDS encoding tetratricopeptide repeat protein encodes MADEIKKKSQADEPAQMELPIEYHIEQFWLKYKNPIVFGVILILAFAIFTAIYKHNLTSKEQDSLVALNKAVTAGNIDQVASVFETYRGTKAASQALLLVADMNFQRGQYTQSQELYQRFIREYPQNELLAAAFYGVGACQQASGKVDEALSTYLSLQKSKPTEIWTYHGLLAAASCYEIKGQPAAARKIYQDIISGAAPDSIKMQAQFNIKRLG; translated from the coding sequence ATGGCAGACGAGATCAAAAAAAAATCACAGGCAGACGAACCCGCGCAAATGGAGCTTCCGATTGAATATCATATCGAGCAATTCTGGTTAAAATACAAAAACCCGATTGTTTTTGGGGTGATCTTGATTTTGGCCTTTGCGATTTTTACGGCAATATATAAACATAACCTGACCAGCAAGGAACAGGATTCCCTCGTCGCGTTGAATAAGGCTGTCACCGCCGGTAATATCGACCAAGTCGCTTCTGTTTTTGAAACATACCGGGGTACAAAAGCCGCCTCCCAAGCATTACTTTTGGTTGCGGACATGAATTTCCAACGTGGCCAGTACACTCAATCTCAAGAACTTTACCAGCGTTTCATCCGTGAATATCCACAGAATGAATTACTTGCCGCTGCATTTTATGGGGTAGGAGCCTGCCAACAAGCCTCTGGTAAAGTCGATGAAGCCCTGAGCACATACTTGAGCCTGCAAAAATCCAAGCCCACCGAAATCTGGACCTATCACGGATTACTTGCCGCTGCAAGTTGCTACGAGATTAAAGGACAGCCCGCCGCCGCCCGGAAAATATATCAAGACATCATCTCCGGTGCCGCCCCTGACTCCATCAAAATGCAGGCACAGTTTAATATTAAGCGCTTAGGTTGA
- a CDS encoding peptidylprolyl isomerase — translation MSTTFVTFETNQGNIKFKLFPEIAPKTCENFTTLCNKGYYNGVIFHRVIKDFMIQGGDPTGTGTGGESCWGKRFEDEVTPKASFDRNGLLAMANAGPGTNGSQFFITTAKTPWLNMKHTIFGEVVEGYDIIQKIEDCKKAPGDRPVETQKILKTVVETV, via the coding sequence ATGAGCACAACATTTGTCACCTTTGAAACCAACCAGGGAAATATTAAATTTAAACTTTTCCCGGAGATCGCACCAAAAACCTGTGAAAATTTCACGACCCTTTGCAATAAAGGATATTATAACGGGGTTATTTTCCACCGTGTCATTAAAGATTTTATGATCCAAGGAGGTGATCCGACAGGAACCGGCACTGGTGGGGAATCCTGCTGGGGCAAACGTTTTGAAGACGAGGTCACTCCAAAAGCATCATTTGACCGCAACGGCCTTCTGGCTATGGCTAATGCCGGTCCGGGCACCAATGGCAGCCAGTTCTTCATCACTACAGCCAAAACTCCCTGGCTCAATATGAAACACACCATTTTTGGTGAAGTCGTCGAAGGTTACGACATTATCCAGAAAATCGAGGATTGCAAAAAAGCCCCCGGTGACCGCCCTGTGGAAACCCAAAAAATCCTCAAAACTGTCGTTGAAACGGTTTGA